GGCCAGGCGGCCACCGCCGTCTCCCTGCTGCTGCTCTGGTACGGGCTGCGCGGCCTGCTCGGCGGCGCCTCCGCGGGACGGCTGGGGCGCGCGCCCCTGCTCGAGTACGGCTTCTTCATCGTGCTCGCCGGCCTGGTCTTCGGAGTGGCCGCCGCCGGCCGGTAGCGCGGCCGGGCGAGTGTGGGGTTCGTGGCGTCGGGGACGTCCTGCGACGCGTCGCGAACAAATCTTTACCGAGAGGCGTCGGGGCCTTCATGGGGTGGGACGCACGATTTCTTGCGGCCCCCCCAAGAGAAGGATGCGTCAAAAAGTGGTCTCCGACACCCTCACCGAACTCGACGATCAGGCCCTGGTCGATGCCTTCCGAGGTGGTGTCGTCTGGGCCTTCGAGGAGCTCTATCGCCGTCACCGCCCGCTGGTGGTGCGCCGGCTGACCCGCCTGTGTGGGAACGAGGCGGTCGCGGAGGAGCTCGCTCAGGAGACGTTCCTTCGCGCCGCCCAGCGCATCGGCACCGAGGGTGACCTGAAGTTCCGAGCCTGGGTGCTGCGGATCGGCACCAACCTCGCCATCGACCACATCCGCGCCCTCCGCCGCCAGCCGGCGCAGTCGATCGACGACATGCTCCACGTGAAGCCCGCCGCCGGCACCGTCTCGGTGATCGACACCGAGCAGCACGTCGAGCAGCGCGAGGACGCCCGCTTCGTCGTCTCGGTTCTCGACCGGCTCAATCCGCGCCACCGGCAGGTGCTGGTGCTGCGCGAGATCGAGGGTCTCGACTACCGCTCGATCGCCGACCGCCTCGGGGTGTCCTGCTCGGCGATCGAGACCCTGCTGTTCCGCGCCCGCGGACGCTTCCGCGAGGAGTACGCGAAGGCGATGGTCGCCTGACCGGAGACGGTCCCTGCGGCGAGGCTGACAGCCAAGCTGTAGACTTTCGACCCCGCGGGGATTCATGGAGGAACGTACATGCTCGTCAAGCTGCTCGTGACCGTCGGCCTGGTGACGGCGGGGCTCGGCGCCGCCGTGGTTCTGCCGGACGTCAAGCGCTACCTGGCCCTGCGGACGATGTAGCTCAGCTCCGCCGCCAGGCGGAGCCGTCCCAACCCCAGGCCTCCCGGTACGCGCCCCGTCCCAGCGATCCCCCCACCAGCACCAGCCGTCCCTCCAGGGCGGCGAGCGGGGTGGTGACGCCGAAGGCGGCCACCACCGGCGGCGCAGAGTGGTGCTCGGTCCAGGACCGGCCGTCCCACGTCCACGTCCCCCCCGCGGGCCGGCCCTCGACGTCGAGGAACTCGCTCTCGACGAGCAGGGTGCGGTTGGTCCCGGGGTCGTAGGCCATCACCGCGCTGAGCGGCTCCACCCTCACCCCGGCGGGTGGGGTGAGGCGCTGCCAGGTGGCGCCGTCCCACCGCCAGGTGGTGCCCCGGTTCCCGGGGTCGGGCTCGCCGACGGCGAGCACCCCCGCGTCGGGCGCGCTCGCCATCCAGCGCAGCGGCGGGGTGGCGGCGCCGGGGTGCGGGGCCCACGAGGAGCCGTCCCACGTCCAGGTCTCGAAGCCGGTCCCCGCCGGGGAGTCGCGCTCGATCACCAGCACCAGGGTCGCGGTGTGGACGTCGAACTCCAGGCCGCGCGGGAGCGCGCCGGGCGGTGGGGAGGCGGCCGGGTCCTGCCGGGTCCAGGTGACCCCGTTCCAGGTCCAGGTGTCGTCGAGGCCCTGGCTCGCCGGGCCGCGGCGCTGGCCGCCGTAGAGCACCACCGTCCGCCGCGCCGGGTCGCCGGCCATCACCGCGCCGAAGCGCGGCGAGGGTGATGCCGCCGGTCGCAGCTGCCGCCAGCGCGCCGGCGTCAGCGCCCAGGTGTCGCCGAGGTCGAGGCCGGGGGTGCTCTCGGCGCTGCCGCCGAAGAGGACGAGCTCACCCCGGGTGATGTCGAAGGCGGCCGCGGCCCGCTGCCGGGCCTCGGGCGCCGGTCCGCTCATCAGCGGGCTGGGCGGCGGCGGTGGCGAGGAGCCCGGATGGCGCCAGGCCACGGCCACCACGGCGACGAGGGTCACGAGCGCGGCGGCGGCGGCGGCGGCGGCGACGGCCCGGCGACGCACCGGTGCGGAGGCGCCGGGGACGGGAAGCGGATCGTGCCCGACGGCGGCCCCCACCGCGGCGGCGGCGGCCAGCGCCGGCTCGAGGCCGGCGGCGGCGGCGGCCAGCCCCCAGCGCCCCCCGCAGCCTCCGACCACCGCCGCGGCGGGGCCGCCCCCGGCCTGTCCGGGGCGCTCGACGAGAAGCCCCACCAGGCAGCGGCCGGCGCTGCGCTCGCCGAGAAGGACGGCTGCCAGGGGATGGCCCGGAGGCAGGCGCAGGCCGGCGCGGCGGGGATGGCCGCCTGCGGTCACGGCCACCCCCTCGGCCGCGGCCAGCTCGAGGAGGTAGCGCACCTGGTCGGCGGGGCCGTCGAGCCACGCCACCCAGGCCGTCGCCGCCGGCGCCAGGTGCTCGAGAAGGCGGGGCAGCAGCGCCGCCAGGGGGGCCCCGGGCTCGGCGCCGTCCGCCTCCAGCAGCACCCAGGCGGGCGCCGGGGGCAGCCCCCGCAGACCGGGATGGCCGTCGATCCCGGTCGCCCGCGCCGCCCGGACCCGGGGCTGTGGCCGGCCGGCCGGCCCGCCCCCGGTCACATCCCCAGGTAGGCCCGCTGCACCGCCTCGGACTGCTGCAGCTCGGCGGCGCTGCCGCTCAGCGCGATGCTGCCGGTCTCCAGCACGTAGGCGCGGCGGGCGACGTTGAGGGCGAGCAGGGCGTTCTGCTCGATGAGCAGGATGGTGGTGCCGGCGGCGTTGATGTCGCGGATGACGTCGAAGATGACGTCCACGAGGATCGGCGCCAGCCCCAGCGAGGGTTCGTCGAGGAGCAGCACCCGGGGACGCGCCATCAGCGCCCGTCCGATCGCCACCATCTGCTGCTCGCCGCCGCTGAGGCTGCCGGCGAGCTGGCCGTTGCGCTCGCGCAGCCGCGGGAACAGCTCGTACACCCGGTCGTAGTCGGCACGCAGCTGGGTGCCGTCGCGCCGCGAGAACGCCCCCATCTCCAGGTTCTCGCGCACCGTCATCCGGCTGAAGAGCCGCCGCCCCTCGGGGGCATGGGCGACCCCCCGGCG
This Candidatus Dormiibacterota bacterium DNA region includes the following protein-coding sequences:
- a CDS encoding RNA polymerase sigma factor; the protein is MVSDTLTELDDQALVDAFRGGVVWAFEELYRRHRPLVVRRLTRLCGNEAVAEELAQETFLRAAQRIGTEGDLKFRAWVLRIGTNLAIDHIRALRRQPAQSIDDMLHVKPAAGTVSVIDTEQHVEQREDARFVVSVLDRLNPRHRQVLVLREIEGLDYRSIADRLGVSCSAIETLLFRARGRFREEYAKAMVA
- a CDS encoding ABC transporter ATP-binding protein is translated as MLELRDVDVLYGRVQALRGVTLHVEKGEVVALIGSNGAGKTTTLRAISGLVRPAHGEILLEGQEIHHLGAELIARRGVAHAPEGRRLFSRMTVRENLEMGAFSRRDGTQLRADYDRVYELFPRLRERNGQLAGSLSGGEQQMVAIGRALMARPRVLLLDEPSLGLAPILVDVIFDVIRDINAAGTTILLIEQNALLALNVARRAYVLETGSIALSGSAAELQQSEAVQRAYLGM